The proteins below come from a single Ictalurus punctatus breed USDA103 chromosome 29, Coco_2.0, whole genome shotgun sequence genomic window:
- the exosc9 gene encoding exosome complex component RRP45, with the protein MRETPLSNCERDFLLKSIEAKKRLDGRQTYDYRNIKITFGTDYGCCTVCLGKTRVLAQVSCELVPPKDARPTEGLMFFNLELSPMASPGFQSNRQSELLVTLNRQLERCLRNSRCIDTESLCVISGEKVWQIRVDVHVLNHDGNLMDAASVAAISALSHFKRPEVAIQGRDVTVFSPEERDPVPLSVYHMPICVSFAFFQQGTYLLVDPCEKEEQVMDGLLVIAMNKHREICFIQSSGGIMLLKDQVLRCSKIASVKVSEITELISKALENDKRVRKEGGKFGFAESVAKERITVLTREEAPLEMTDVQATADEIISKADAPPEVVPSPVIVATGTGQVGEGLQSTWGLEDDDDEEEEMSDLTEREKKKDEVMVISDSEEEEVVILNQAGQSKCS; encoded by the exons ATGCGCGAAACTCCTTTATCAAACTGCGAGAGAGACTTTCTTCTTAAATCTATCGAGGCAAAAAAg CGCTTGGATGGAAGGCAAACCTACGACTACCGCAATATAAAAATCACATTTGGGACAGACTACGGCTGCTGTACGGTCTGTCTGGGGAAAACGAG AGTGTTGGCTCAGGTGTCATGTGAGTTGGTCCCTCCAAAAGATGCACGTCCCACCGAGGGCCTCATGTTTTTTAACTTGGAGCTTTCTCCAATGGCGTCGCCCGGCTTTCAGTCCAACAG GCAGTCGGAGTTGTTAGTGACACTGAACAGGCAGCTGGAGAGATGTCTCAGGAACTCCAGATGCATCGACACGGAGTCTCTGTGCGTCATCTCAGGAGAAAAG GTGTGGCAGATTCGAGTGGACGTTCACGTTCTGAACCACGACGGGAATTTGATGGACGCAGCGAGCGTTGCGGCCATATCGGCCCTGAGTCACTTCAAAAGGCCAGAGGTCGCCATCCAGGGCCGAGACGTCACTGTG ttCAGTCCGGAAGAGCGGGATCCAGTTCCGCTGAGCGTTTACCACATGCCCATTTGTGTGAGCTTCGCGTTCTTCCAgcaggg CACGTATCTGCTGGTGGATCCGTGTGAGAAAGAGGAGCAGGTCATGGACGGTCTGTTGGTCATAGCCAtgaacaaacacagagagatcTGCTTCATTCAGTCCAGCGGAGGCATCATGCTACTCAAAGACCAG gttctgAGGTGCAGCAAAATAGCCAGTGTGAAAGTGTCAGAAATCACTGAGCTCATCTCTAAAGCCTTGGAAAATGACAAACGAGTCAG GAAAGAAGGCGGGAAGTTCGGCTTCGCGGAGTCCGTAGCTAAGGAGCGAATCACGGTCCTGACGAGAGAGGAAGCTCCGCTGGAGATGACGGACGTCCAGGCGACGGCTGATGAAATCATCAGCAAAGCGGACGCTCCTCCTGAAGT TGTGCCCTCCCCTGTCATTGTTGCCACGGGAACTGGGCAAGTGGGGGAGGGGCTACAGAGCACTTGGGGTTTGGAAGACGATGACGACGAGGAAGAGGAAATGTCTGATCTAACTGAgcgagagaagaagaaag ATGAAGTGATGGTCATCTCAgacagtgaagaagaagaagttgtGATTTTGAATCAAGCAGGCCA